Proteins encoded by one window of Podarcis muralis chromosome 11, rPodMur119.hap1.1, whole genome shotgun sequence:
- the ARK2C gene encoding E3 ubiquitin-protein ligase ARK2C isoform X1: protein MVLVHVGYLVLPVFGSVRNRGAPFQRSQHPHATSCRHFHLGPQPQISTDFPLPHAVQPHMATAHQHGGPLHPPLPPLPALPFQEVTGPSFLPQALHQQYLLQQQLLEAQHRRLMPHPRSPLSSVQATDPGRTQERISVQPHRLHPSFEFGHQLQTPQPMGPQPRYLAEGTDWDLSVDAGLTHNQFQVRPVPQHYQHYLATQRMQHFPRNTSSTQMVVHEIRNYPYPQLQLLALQGLNPNRHTSAVRESYEELLQLEDRLGSVNRGAVQNTIERFTFPHKYKKRRPQEIKAVKEDGEESDTDEKCTICLSMLEDGEDVRRLPCMHLFHQVCVDQWLATSKKCPICRVDIETQLGSDS from the exons GCGCTCCTTTTCAAAGGTCTCAGCATCCTCATGCTACCTCCTGCCGGCACTTCCACCTGGGCCCCCAGCCTCAGATTTCCACAGACTTCCCCCTGCCTCACGCCGTCCAGCCTCACATGGCAACCGCGCACCAGCACGGAGGCCCCCTGCACCCGCCCCTGCCGCCTCTGCCTGCCCTGCCATTCCAGGAAGTGACGGGACCCTCTTTCCTACCTCAGGCCCTTCACCAGCAATACCTCCTCCAGCAGCAGCTCCTTGAGGCCCAGCACCGCAGACTCATGCCTCATCCCAG GTCACCATTAAGCTCTGTGCAGGCAACTGATCCAGG GCGGACTCAGGAGCGTATCTCTGTCCAACCTCATCGGTTACATCCAAGCTTCGAATTTGGCCATCAACTGCAGACTCCTCAACCCATGGGCCCCCAGCCCAGATATTTAGCGGAAGGAACAGACTG GGATCTCAGCGTCGATGCTGGCCTAACTCACAACCAGTTCCAGGTCAGGCCAGTTCCACAACATTATCAGCATTACTTAGCGACACAACGAATGCAACATTTCCCCCGGAACACGTCCTCAACGCAGATG GTTGTTCATGAAATTAGAAACTACCCATATCCTCAGCTTCAGCTACTTGCTCTTCAGGGACTGAATCCAAACAGACACACGTCCGCTGTGAGGGAAAGTTATGAA GAGCTTTTGCAACTGGAAGACAGGCTGGGCAGTGTGAACAGGGGGGCCGTCCAGAACACCATTGAACGGTTCACTTTCCCACACAAATACAAGAAG AGGAGACCGCAGGAAATCAAAGCAGTAAAGGAAGATGGGGAGGAGTCGGACACCGATGAGAAATGCACAATCTGTCTCTCGATGCTGGAAGACGGAGAGGATGTGAG GCGTTTACCTTGTATGCATCTGTTTCACCAAGTGTGTGTGGACCAGTGGCTCGCGACCAGCAAGAAATGCCCGATCTGCCGAGTGGACATTGAAACACAGCTCGGGTCCGACAGCTGA
- the ARK2C gene encoding E3 ubiquitin-protein ligase ARK2C isoform X2: MVLVHVGYLVLPVFGSVRNRGAPFQRSQHPHATSCRHFHLGPQPQISTDFPLPHAVQPHMATAHQHGGPLHPPLPPLPALPFQEVTGPSFLPQALHQQYLLQQQLLEAQHRRLMPHPRRTQERISVQPHRLHPSFEFGHQLQTPQPMGPQPRYLAEGTDWDLSVDAGLTHNQFQVRPVPQHYQHYLATQRMQHFPRNTSSTQMVVHEIRNYPYPQLQLLALQGLNPNRHTSAVRESYEELLQLEDRLGSVNRGAVQNTIERFTFPHKYKKRRPQEIKAVKEDGEESDTDEKCTICLSMLEDGEDVRRLPCMHLFHQVCVDQWLATSKKCPICRVDIETQLGSDS; this comes from the exons GCGCTCCTTTTCAAAGGTCTCAGCATCCTCATGCTACCTCCTGCCGGCACTTCCACCTGGGCCCCCAGCCTCAGATTTCCACAGACTTCCCCCTGCCTCACGCCGTCCAGCCTCACATGGCAACCGCGCACCAGCACGGAGGCCCCCTGCACCCGCCCCTGCCGCCTCTGCCTGCCCTGCCATTCCAGGAAGTGACGGGACCCTCTTTCCTACCTCAGGCCCTTCACCAGCAATACCTCCTCCAGCAGCAGCTCCTTGAGGCCCAGCACCGCAGACTCATGCCTCATCCCAG GCGGACTCAGGAGCGTATCTCTGTCCAACCTCATCGGTTACATCCAAGCTTCGAATTTGGCCATCAACTGCAGACTCCTCAACCCATGGGCCCCCAGCCCAGATATTTAGCGGAAGGAACAGACTG GGATCTCAGCGTCGATGCTGGCCTAACTCACAACCAGTTCCAGGTCAGGCCAGTTCCACAACATTATCAGCATTACTTAGCGACACAACGAATGCAACATTTCCCCCGGAACACGTCCTCAACGCAGATG GTTGTTCATGAAATTAGAAACTACCCATATCCTCAGCTTCAGCTACTTGCTCTTCAGGGACTGAATCCAAACAGACACACGTCCGCTGTGAGGGAAAGTTATGAA GAGCTTTTGCAACTGGAAGACAGGCTGGGCAGTGTGAACAGGGGGGCCGTCCAGAACACCATTGAACGGTTCACTTTCCCACACAAATACAAGAAG AGGAGACCGCAGGAAATCAAAGCAGTAAAGGAAGATGGGGAGGAGTCGGACACCGATGAGAAATGCACAATCTGTCTCTCGATGCTGGAAGACGGAGAGGATGTGAG GCGTTTACCTTGTATGCATCTGTTTCACCAAGTGTGTGTGGACCAGTGGCTCGCGACCAGCAAGAAATGCCCGATCTGCCGAGTGGACATTGAAACACAGCTCGGGTCCGACAGCTGA